The following coding sequences are from one Macaca nemestrina isolate mMacNem1 chromosome 1, mMacNem.hap1, whole genome shotgun sequence window:
- the LOC105498193 gene encoding upstream stimulatory factor 1 isoform X5 — MYRVIQVSEGQLDGQTEGTGAISGYPATQSMTQAVIQGAFTSDDAVDTEGTAAETHYTYFPSTAVGDGAGGTTSGSTAAVVTTQGSEALLGQATPPGTGQFFVMMSPQEVLQGGSQRSIAPRTHPYSPKSEAPRTTRDEKRRAQHNEVERRRRDKINNWIVQLSKIIPDCSMESTKSGQSKGGILSKACDYIQELRQSNHRLSEELQGLDQLQLDNDVLRQQVEDLKNKNLLLRAQLRHHGLEVVIKNDSN; from the exons ATGTACAGGGTGATCCAGGTGTCTGAGGGGCAGCTGGATGGCCAAACTGAGGGAACTGGTGCCATCAGTGGCTACCCTGCCACTCAATCCATGACCCAG gcgGTGATCCAGGGTGCTTTCACCAGTGATGATGCAGTTGACACGGAGGGGACAGCTGCTGAGACGCACTATACTTACTTCCCCAGCACGGCAGTGGGAGATGGGGCAGGGGGTACCACATCGGGGAGTACAGCTGCTGTTGTTACTACCCAGGGCTCAGAGGCACTGCTGGGGCAGGCGACCCCTCCTGGCACTG GTCAATTCTTTGTGATGATGTCACCACAAGAAGTACTGCAGGGAGGAAGCCAGCGCTCAATTGCCCCTAGGACTCACCCTTATTCCCC GAAGTCAGAAGCTCCCCGGACGACTCGGGATGAGAAACGCAGGGCTCAGCATAATGAAG TGGAGCGCCGCCGCCGAGACAAGATCAACAACTGGATCGTGCAGCTCTCCAAGATAATCCCAGACTGCTCCATGGAGAGCACCAAGTCTGGCCAG AGTAAAGGTGGGATTCTCTCCAAAGCTTGTGATTATATCCAGGAGCTTCGGCAGAGTAACCACCGCTTGTCTGAAGAACTGCAGGGGCTTGACCAACTGCAGCTGGACAATGACGTGCTTCGACAACAG GTGGAAGACCTTAAAAACAAGAATCTGCTGCTTCGAGCTCAGTTGCGGCACCACGGATTAGAGGTCGTCATCAAGAATGACAGCAACTAA
- the LOC105498194 gene encoding thiosulfate:glutathione sulfurtransferase isoform X1 gives MLQATRARAGAALRRLAVAARTMAGAPTVSLPELRSLLASGRARLFDVRSREEAAAGTIPGALNIPVSELESALQMEPAAFQALYSAEKPKLEDEHLVFFCQMGKRGLQAMQLARSLGYTGARNYAGAYREWLEKEG, from the exons ATGCTGCAGGCTACGAGAGCGCGGGCCGGGGCCGCACTCCGGAGACTCGCAGTTGCTGCGCGCACCATGGCTGGAG CGCCCACGGTCTCGCTCCCTGAACTCCGTTCACTCCTAGCCTCCGGCCGGGCCCGACTCTTCGACGTGCGCTCTCGGGAGGAGGCGGCAGCTGGGACCATCCCAGGGGCGCTCAACATCCCGG TGTCCGAGTTGGAGAGTGCTCTGCAGATGGAGCCAGCTGCCTTCCAGGCTTTGTACTCTGCTGAGAAGCCAAAGCTGGAAGATGAGCATCTCGTTTTCTTCTGTCAGATGGGCAAGCGGGGCCTCCAGGCCATGCAACTGGCCCGGAGTCTTGGATACACTGG GGCTCGCAACTATGCTGGGGCCTATAGAGAATGGTTGGAGAAAGAGGGTTAG
- the LOC105498194 gene encoding thiosulfate:glutathione sulfurtransferase isoform X2, translating into MLQATRARAGAALRRLAVAARTMAGVSELESALQMEPAAFQALYSAEKPKLEDEHLVFFCQMGKRGLQAMQLARSLGYTGARNYAGAYREWLEKEG; encoded by the exons ATGCTGCAGGCTACGAGAGCGCGGGCCGGGGCCGCACTCCGGAGACTCGCAGTTGCTGCGCGCACCATGGCTGGAG TGTCCGAGTTGGAGAGTGCTCTGCAGATGGAGCCAGCTGCCTTCCAGGCTTTGTACTCTGCTGAGAAGCCAAAGCTGGAAGATGAGCATCTCGTTTTCTTCTGTCAGATGGGCAAGCGGGGCCTCCAGGCCATGCAACTGGCCCGGAGTCTTGGATACACTGG GGCTCGCAACTATGCTGGGGCCTATAGAGAATGGTTGGAGAAAGAGGGTTAG